Proteins co-encoded in one Arachis hypogaea cultivar Tifrunner chromosome 11, arahy.Tifrunner.gnm2.J5K5, whole genome shotgun sequence genomic window:
- the LOC140176179 gene encoding uncharacterized protein — translation MEKEKVVIDESDPCCWVDDNVKSHVSQFNDVESVKVLGSEVWVREGSEAAPPVLGGGAIAAETRQQQRSPPRDTTQTYERRPFGGTGDNHARIMQELRHRLQDLERRLAERERDQRTPEQSPTHSRSRSRSRRTPSPQYESESAGGRVRPRRRSRDPIIYARHERRRASNRGDEEVRRENDESRRIARGPVIIGATPFHRSVLEVRLPKHFDKPTDMKYDGTQDPLEHLTAFEARMNLEGVGDEVRCRAFPVTLAGPAIRWFNNLPQGSVTQFSDISHAFLAQFTTRIVKAKHPINLLGVTQRPGEPTRKYLDRFNDECLEIDGLMDSVASLCLMNGLSNEDFRKYLTTKPVWTMQEIQCVAKEYINDEEVSRVVAANKRQPAYNQARHFEGRERPKEHARDGGPSKPPKPFPRVGKFTNYTPLMASITETQDCFDLKDALEQAIRDGKLADFSHLIREPRRRNRDHDGEDRSRPTRRRQEPEGDDHGLTVVNLVTARNTALRSKSAQKKDAKVLAVSTSSVRSLKGLPPISFGPEDQWFDEVPESPPMVITARVGTGLVKRILVDTGADSNIMFRNVFDALGLRDSDLTTHQHGRKTINDLGAAISTKLLVMKFITDDGSVGSLRGDLETAVACDHASLSLRKKSKEASGVFLADLDARVDDKPRPEPEGDLEKFRVGEEDDKFTFINRNLPHEIKEPLMEMIRANADLFAWTPADMPGIDPQLMSHHLAVKAGAKPVAQRRRKMSQERAEEVAKQTASLLEAGFIRELDYSTWLSNVVLVKKHNGRWRMCVDYSDLNKACPKDCYPLPNIDALVDAAAGYRLMNKIFSELMGKTVEVYVDDILAKTERPDDLLSDLNGVFSSLRQHGMRLNPLKCAFAMEAGKFLGFMITQRGVEANPEKCQAVLQMKSPGCIKDVQRLAGRLTALSRFLGASAARALPFFNLMRKGMTFEWTPACEEAFNHFKEILAAPPVLGKPRAGEPLYLYLSVTEEALAAVFVTEEAKTQQPVYFVSRALQGPELRYSRLERLALALLVSSRRLRQYFQSHRIVVRTDQAIRQVLQKPDLAGRMMTWAIELSQYDLQYEPRHAIKAQAMADFLVEVITRFGIPEVVISDNGTQFTDKKFMEFLSGLGIKQKFSSVEHPQTNGQVEAANKVVLLGLKKRLDNKKGSWADELSSVLWSYRTTEQSATGKTPFRLTYGVDAVIPVEIGEPSPRLLLAGMSEAVEKDLIEETREMAHLTEMALKQRIALRYNAKVLKRDFEERDLVLRRNDIGVPTPGEGKLAVNWEGPYRVREVLGKGAYKLKRLDGKEIPRTWNAGNLKRFYS, via the exons GCTCCGAGGCAGCGCCTCCCGTGCTCGGGGGAGGCGCCATTGCGGCGGAAACCCGGCAACAACAGAGGTCGCCCCCAAGGGATACGACGCAAACTTACGAGAGACGCCCCTTCGGGGGGACAGGTGACAACCACGCCAGGATAATGCAAGAGCTACGCCACAGATTGCAGGACTTAGAGCGCAGGCTAGCAGAGAGAGAGCGCGACCAACGCACCCCAGAGCAGAGCCCCACCCATTCCCGTTCAAGGAGCCGCTCGAGGCGCACGCCCAGCCCCCAATACGAGTCGGAGAGCGCTGGGGGACGGGTACGCCCCAGAAGAAGAAGTCGGGACCCCATCATCTACGCCCGACACGAAAGGCGGCGTGCGTCGAACAGGGGCGACGAGGAGGTGCGCCGCGAGAACGACGAGTCGAGAAGAATTGCCCGAGGACCCGTCATAATAGGAGCGACTCCTTTCCACCGTTCCGTACTCGAGGTCCGGCTACCGAAACACTTCGACAAGCCGACGGACATGAAGTATGACGGAACGCAAGACCCCCTGGAACACttgacggcctttgaggccaggatgaacctagaaggagtGGGAGACGAGGTCAGATGTCGCGCTTTCCCGGTCACCTTAGCGGGCCCGGCAATACGGTGGTTCAACAACCTCCCGCAAGGCTCGGTGACCCAATTCTCCGACATCAGCCACGCCTTCTTGGCTCAGTTCACGACTAGGATTGTCAAAGCCAAACACCCAATCAATTTGCTAGGGGTGACACAGAGACCCGGGGAGCCGACCAGGAAGTACCTGGACCGTTTTAATGACGAGTGCTTGGAAATTGACGGTCTGATGGACTCGGTGGCAAGTTTGTGCTTGATGAACGGGCTCTCGAATGAGGACTTCAGGAAATACCTCACCACAAAGCCCGTCTGGACAATGCAAGAGATCCAGTGCGTGGCCAAAGAATACATCaatgacgaggaagtcagccgggttgtggctgccaataaacggcagcccgCCTACAACCAAGCCCGGCACTTTGAAGGCAGAGAAAGACCAAAGGAGCACGCCAGGGACGGCGGTCCGAGTAAACCACCCAAACCGTTCCCCCGAGTTGGGAAGTTCACCAACTATACCCCCCTCATGGCGTCAATCActgaa acccaagactgcttcgACCTAAAGGACGCCCTCGAGCAAGCTATCAGAGACGGCAAACTCGCCGACTTCTCCCACCTTATAAGGGAACCAAGGAGACGCAACCGGGACCACGATGGCGAAGACAGATCCCGACCAACAAGGCGACGACAAGAACCAGAGGGTGACGACCACGGTCTCACGGTGGTAAACTTGGTGACGGCCAGGAATACCGCCCTGAGGTCAAAATCGGCGCAGAAAAAAGATGCCAAGGTCCTTGCGGTCTCCACCTCATCTGTTAGAAGTCTCAAGGGTCTCCCACCTATCTCTTTCGGCCCGGAGGACCAATGGTTTGACGAGGTGCCAGAAAGTccgcccatggtcatcacggctaGGGTCGGAACTGGCCTCGTCAAACGGATCCTGGTAGACACGGGGGCAGACTCAAATATCATGTTTCGAAACGTTTTCGATGCCCTGGGATTGAGAGATTCCGACCtgacgacccaccagcacg GGAGAAAGACCATTAACGACCTGGGGGCAGCTATCAGTACGAAACTACTGGTGATGAAGTTCATCACCGATGACGGATCCGTGGGATCCCTCAGGGGCGACTTGGAAACGGCGGTCGCTTGCGACCACGCCAGCCTTTCTCTCAGAAAAAAATCCAAAGAAGCGTCAGGGGTCTTCCTGGCCGACCTGGATGCCAGGGTAGACGACAAACCCAGACCAGAGCCAGAAGGAGACTTGGAAAAGTTCAGAGTCGGCGAGGAGGACGATAAATTCACATTCATAAACAGAAACCTCCCCCATGAGATAAAGGAGCCTTTGATGGAAATGATCAGGGCCaatgccgacctctttgcctggacacCTGCTGACATGCCCGGGATAGATCCCCAGCTCATGTCGCATCACCTGGCCGTTAAGGCAGGAGCCAAACCAGTGGCccagagaaggagaaaaatgtcGCAGGAAAGGGCGGAAGAGGTGGCCAAGCAAAcggccagcctcctagaagcGGGGTTCATCCGGGAACTGGACTACTCGACTTGGTTGTCGAATGTAGTTCTGGTTAAAAAACACAACGGGAGATGGAGAATGTGTGTGGACTACtctgacctcaacaaggcttgtcccaaggactgctaccccctgCCTAATATTGACGCACTCGTGGACGCAGCGGCGGGGTACAG gttgatgaataagataTTCAGCGAACTCATGGGCAAAACAGtagaagtctacgtggatgacatactCGCAAAGACCGAACGACCCGACGATCTCCTGAGCGACCTTAACGGCGTTTTCTCGTCCCTCcggcaacacggcatgaggcttaatCCGCTCAAATGCGCGTTCGCcatggaggccggaaagttcCTGGGTTTCATGATCACTCAAAGAGGAGTGGAAGCCAATCCCGAGAAGTGCCAAGCGGTCCTTCAGATGAAGAGTCCGGGTTGCATCAAAGACGTCCAGAGACTTGCCGGAAGATTGACAGCTTTATCCCGTTTCCTCGGCGCATCGGCAGCAAGAGCCCTACCCTTCTTCAATCTAATGAGAAAGGGAATGACGTTTGAATGGACCCCAGCGTGCGAagaggcattcaaccacttcaaggagATCTTGGCAGCACCACCAGTTCTCGGAAAACCCAGGGCCGGAGAACCGCTCTACCTCTACCTGTCAGTAACCGAGGAAGCGCTTGCCGCAGTCTTCGTTACAGAAGAAGCGAAGACCCAACAGCCCGTTTACTTCGTGAGCAGGGCACTCCAGGGACCAGAGCTGAGGTACAGCAGACTGGAAAGACTGGCACTGGCGCTCTTAGTGTCCTCCCGAAGGTTAAGACAATACTTCCAAAGTCACCGTATAGTCGTGAGGACGGATCAGGCGATTCGACAAGTACTGCAAAAACCTGACTTGGCTggtaggatgatgacctgggccatcgagctctcACAATATGACCTACAGTATGAGCCCCGACATGCAATCAAAGCCCAGGCAATGGCAGACTTTTTGGTTGAG gtgataacccgtttcggtATTCCGGAGGTCGTTATCTCAGACAACGGGACCCAGTTCACAGACAAGaagttcatggaattcctctctgGCCTAGGGATAAAGCAAAAGTTCTCCTCAGTAGAACATCCCCAAACAAACGGGCAGGTAGAGGCCGCAAACAAAGTCGTCCTTCTTGGTCTAAAGAAGCGCCTAGACAATAAGAAAGGAAGCTGGGCTGACGAACTCTCCTCCGTCTTATGGTCTTACCGGACAACCGAGCAAAGCGCTACGGGGAAAACTCCCTTTCGCCTAACATACGGGGTCGATGCGGTGATACCAGTCGAAATCGGCGAACCGAGCCCCCGACTACTACTCGCGGGCATGAGCGAAGCGGTCGAGAAAGACCTGATTGAGGAAACAAGGGAGATGGCTCACCTAACAGAAATGGCGctgaaacaaagaatagccctgCGTTACAACGCAAAAGTCCTCAAACGAGATTTCGAGGAAAGGGACCTCGTCCTGCGACGCAACGACATCGGCGTCCCGACCCCAGGGGAAGGTAAGCTGGCGGTaaattgggaaggtccctacagggtAAGGGAGGTACTCGGCAAAGGCGCTTACAAACTCAAAAGACTCGACGGCAAGGAGATACCCAGAACATGGAACGCAGGTAACCTAAAGAGGTTCTACTCATGA